One stretch of Armatimonadota bacterium DNA includes these proteins:
- the miaA gene encoding tRNA (adenosine(37)-N6)-dimethylallyltransferase MiaA yields the protein MTTSPLLLAIMGPTGSGKSDVAEILADQLSASLINADAFQIYRGLDVGTNKPKDRSRYRLLDIKHPAEDFGVGEWVQLAQAELESIWADGGSAIIVGGSGFYVRALFEQYDDLMPPPTADVRDRIDQLNAGGGLGAMLSALRELNPAALDKLDAHNPARVRRALEREMDAGKTIQIQLPPFRKLKFALDPPADHLRQRLQERVTELLNAGWREEVEGLLRDGIEPDCPAFRAIGYHCIVEWTQGKLDRAKVTELITNATRQYAKKQRTWLRAEPNVTAVIQHDIGSGHAARTATTIEQMVFGLGQHDE from the coding sequence TTGACGACTTCCCCGCTTCTGCTGGCGATCATGGGCCCGACAGGCTCGGGCAAGAGCGACGTCGCCGAGATTCTAGCCGACCAGCTGTCAGCATCGCTCATCAACGCAGACGCGTTCCAGATCTATCGCGGCCTGGACGTTGGAACGAACAAGCCGAAGGACCGGAGTCGGTACAGACTGCTTGACATCAAGCATCCGGCGGAAGATTTCGGGGTCGGCGAGTGGGTCCAGCTAGCGCAAGCGGAGCTCGAGTCGATCTGGGCGGATGGCGGTAGTGCGATCATCGTTGGAGGGTCAGGGTTCTACGTTCGCGCTTTGTTCGAACAGTACGACGACTTGATGCCGCCGCCAACCGCCGACGTCCGAGACAGGATTGACCAGTTGAACGCTGGCGGCGGCTTAGGCGCGATGCTCTCTGCACTGCGGGAACTCAACCCCGCCGCACTCGACAAACTAGATGCGCATAACCCGGCCCGCGTTCGTAGGGCGCTGGAAAGAGAGATGGATGCCGGCAAGACCATCCAGATACAGCTGCCGCCGTTTCGGAAGCTGAAATTCGCGCTCGACCCTCCGGCTGACCATCTGCGCCAACGGCTGCAAGAAAGGGTGACCGAACTACTGAACGCTGGATGGCGGGAAGAAGTAGAAGGACTATTGCGGGATGGAATCGAGCCGGACTGTCCTGCATTTCGCGCCATAGGGTATCACTGCATCGTCGAGTGGACGCAGGGCAAGCTTGACAGGGCCAAAGTGACAGAGCTGATCACGAATGCAACCCGTCAGTACGCGAAAAAGCAGCGTACTTGGCTTAGAGCGGAGCCGAACGTCACGGCAGTGATCCAGCACGACATCGGATCGGGGCATGCTGCGCGAACTGCGACGACAATCGAGCAGATGGTATTCGGTCTGGGGCAACACGATGAGTAA
- a CDS encoding adenine phosphoribosyltransferase, whose protein sequence is MAELLAEKLIRDVPDFPKPGVVFKDITPVLASPAAMAEAVELLAEDARSRGAEVIVAIESRGFLFGVPVAMNLGVPFAMTRKLGKLPYDRITEEYALEYGTNTVEMHIDAVQPGQRAYIVDDLLATGGTAAAAARLVERLNGNVCGFGFLVELTFLNGRKNVRGYNITSLIEL, encoded by the coding sequence ATGGCTGAACTGCTCGCAGAGAAGCTGATCCGCGACGTGCCCGACTTCCCGAAACCGGGGGTCGTCTTCAAGGACATCACACCCGTACTGGCCAGCCCCGCAGCGATGGCCGAGGCAGTCGAACTGCTCGCCGAAGACGCCCGCAGTCGCGGCGCAGAAGTCATAGTAGCGATCGAGAGCCGCGGCTTCTTGTTCGGCGTCCCGGTTGCGATGAACCTTGGCGTTCCGTTCGCCATGACCCGAAAGCTCGGCAAGCTGCCGTACGATCGAATCACCGAGGAGTACGCCCTCGAGTACGGGACGAACACGGTCGAAATGCATATCGACGCTGTGCAGCCAGGCCAGCGCGCATATATCGTCGATGACCTTTTGGCTACCGGCGGCACAGCCGCCGCCGCCGCGAGGCTGGTCGAAAGGCTGAACGGCAACGTCTGCGGTTTTGGTTTTCTCGTGGAGCTGACCTTCCTCAACGGCCGCAAGAACGTGCGCGGCTATAACATAACTTCGCTGATCGAGCTCTGA
- a CDS encoding (2Fe-2S)-binding protein, protein MATHKLTVEGFGEYEVEAGKKLVKALEDSGVDVSHRCGGNARCTTCRVKFRSGEPTDLSFDEEYRLTDDNVKGQFRLSCQIRVDRDMHVEVLMLASKEGWEPGPDVER, encoded by the coding sequence ATGGCAACACACAAACTGACAGTTGAAGGCTTCGGCGAGTACGAGGTTGAAGCGGGCAAGAAGCTCGTGAAGGCGCTTGAGGACAGTGGAGTCGATGTAAGCCACCGCTGCGGCGGAAACGCGCGATGCACGACGTGCCGGGTCAAGTTCCGCTCGGGAGAGCCGACAGACCTGTCGTTTGACGAGGAGTACCGGCTCACCGACGACAACGTCAAAGGCCAATTCCGTCTGAGCTGCCAAATCCGAGTCGACCGGGACATGCACGTGGAGGTTTTGATGCTGGCGAGCAAGGAAGGGTGGGAGCCCGGTCCGGACGTTGAACGATAG
- a CDS encoding M20/M25/M40 family metallo-hydrolase — MINEERLISLFKKLCLINAPSLKERECADFVKSYLTDIGLDVEEDDSGKKIGSNANNVIATLKGTVSGAPRVFLSAHFDTVEPTEGLIIEEKDGVMYSASDTILGADDKGGMAPAIEAVHALMESGTEHGDVVLLLTTAEEIGLKGAAALDIGSLDLDFGYVLDTGPPVGTFVTRTATHDSLDAVIHGKPAHSGKNPEDGISALEVVARAISRMKLGRISEETTANFGLIQGGTAVNVVCPTVKIRGEARSTSVEALNAQIDHMIGELESAAREFGATVVIDHDRHYNAYHVEDDQPVVQHAQAAAKKLGLTGALRTTLGGSDGNIFNEKGVPSIVIATGMDKIHTHEECISRKDLWLTADLTLEILRQVAG, encoded by the coding sequence ATGATCAACGAGGAACGGCTCATTTCTCTATTCAAGAAACTCTGCCTAATCAACGCTCCGTCGCTGAAAGAGCGCGAGTGCGCCGACTTCGTCAAGTCATACCTCACGGATATCGGGCTGGACGTCGAGGAGGATGATTCCGGCAAGAAAATCGGGAGCAACGCGAACAACGTCATTGCGACGCTCAAAGGAACAGTATCGGGTGCGCCGCGCGTTTTCTTGAGCGCCCACTTTGACACCGTGGAGCCGACCGAAGGCCTCATCATAGAGGAGAAGGACGGAGTGATGTACAGCGCCTCGGACACGATATTAGGCGCAGACGACAAGGGCGGAATGGCCCCGGCGATCGAAGCGGTCCACGCCCTCATGGAATCCGGAACTGAGCACGGAGACGTCGTGCTGCTCCTGACGACCGCAGAAGAGATCGGCTTGAAAGGCGCTGCGGCCCTTGATATCGGCTCGCTGGACTTGGACTTCGGATACGTGTTGGACACCGGCCCGCCCGTAGGAACGTTCGTCACCCGCACGGCGACGCACGACAGCCTCGACGCGGTGATCCACGGCAAACCTGCGCACAGCGGCAAGAACCCCGAAGACGGCATCAGCGCCCTCGAGGTCGTGGCGAGGGCGATCAGCAGAATGAAGCTAGGGCGGATCAGCGAGGAAACGACTGCCAACTTCGGTTTGATTCAAGGTGGAACGGCTGTGAACGTCGTCTGTCCGACCGTAAAGATCCGCGGCGAGGCGCGCAGTACGAGCGTTGAAGCTCTGAACGCTCAGATCGACCACATGATCGGCGAGCTGGAGAGCGCAGCGCGCGAGTTTGGCGCCACTGTGGTCATTGACCACGACCGTCATTACAACGCGTATCACGTCGAGGATGACCAGCCGGTCGTGCAGCACGCGCAGGCGGCAGCGAAGAAGCTCGGGCTCACGGGCGCGCTGCGGACAACGCTCGGTGGGAGCGATGGAAACATCTTCAACGAAAAGGGTGTTCCGTCGATCGTCATAGCCACCGGCATGGATAAGATCCACACGCATGAAGAGTGCATTTCACGCAAGGACTTGTGGCTGACCGCCGACCTCACGCTGGAGATACTGCGTCAAGTCGCTGGATAG
- a CDS encoding outer membrane beta-barrel protein, translated as MKKFSTILLVVLSCGLAATAFGQYKKPSGLSIRGGLFFPSAKAAQAEGHTWFGVGLDYKLRDVGYSAGMTGFDRSYTVSIDYYGKGDYSNVPLMMNYVARGERFYYGAGAGLGIAQTPDGSGGTNTNTEFVYQLSVGMDFQQGMTPVFVEARFFGSAESLVSGFGIFAGMRF; from the coding sequence ATGAAGAAGTTTTCAACTATCTTGCTCGTCGTTTTGAGTTGCGGATTGGCCGCAACCGCGTTCGGTCAGTACAAGAAGCCGTCCGGTCTGTCGATACGCGGAGGACTGTTCTTCCCGTCGGCCAAGGCCGCACAGGCAGAGGGTCATACGTGGTTCGGCGTCGGACTGGACTATAAGCTTCGAGATGTGGGCTATTCGGCCGGAATGACTGGATTCGACCGCTCGTACACCGTCTCAATCGACTACTACGGCAAAGGCGACTACAGCAACGTCCCGCTCATGATGAACTACGTCGCGCGCGGCGAACGATTCTACTACGGCGCGGGTGCAGGCTTGGGCATCGCTCAAACCCCGGATGGCAGCGGCGGAACCAACACCAACACCGAGTTCGTATACCAACTGAGCGTTGGCATGGATTTCCAGCAGGGCATGACGCCGGTATTCGTCGAGGCGCGCTTTTTTGGAAGCGCAGAGTCCTTGGTCAGCGGATTCGGGATTTTTGCTGGGATGAGGTTCTAG
- a CDS encoding sigma-70 family RNA polymerase sigma factor — protein sequence MSQFGGVQRLAPNKKLDLAAEQSLLEQCQRQDIEAFAKIVDAYQVRVLGFVRRMVPDHEEALDVTQEVFIRAFQSLDRFDGRCSLRTWMFRVAHNLCIDRARRSKRAPVAMSLDAGFESSDPIEFSDERWDPAQMAMNAELQVEVEHAISSMSDKLRTVLLLHDKEDMGYDEIAGTVGIPVGTVKSRLFLARRHLQEQLSQYLEREKS from the coding sequence ATGAGCCAATTCGGTGGAGTGCAACGGTTGGCACCGAACAAGAAACTGGACCTTGCTGCCGAGCAGTCGCTACTCGAACAGTGCCAGCGCCAGGATATCGAGGCGTTTGCGAAGATCGTTGACGCCTACCAGGTTCGTGTTCTTGGGTTCGTTCGCAGGATGGTTCCAGATCACGAGGAGGCCCTGGACGTGACTCAGGAGGTCTTCATCCGCGCTTTCCAGAGCCTTGACCGGTTCGACGGTCGGTGCTCGCTCCGCACTTGGATGTTCCGCGTTGCGCACAACCTGTGCATCGACAGGGCTCGGCGCTCGAAGCGCGCGCCCGTCGCAATGAGCCTCGACGCGGGGTTTGAGTCAAGCGACCCGATCGAGTTCAGCGACGAGCGTTGGGATCCGGCGCAGATGGCGATGAACGCCGAGCTGCAAGTGGAGGTCGAGCATGCGATCTCTTCGATGAGCGACAAGCTGAGAACCGTCCTTCTTCTGCACGACAAGGAGGATATGGGTTACGATGAGATCGCTGGCACCGTCGGTATTCCCGTCGGTACGGTGAAAAGCAGGCTTTTTCTTGCACGGAGGCATTTGCAGGAGCAGTTGAGCCAATACTTAGAACGGGAGAAGAGTTGA
- a CDS encoding transglycosylase domain-containing protein: protein MSVSIVAGTLVMYGRVSEAKELVLNIHEYMQELRKDPTVFVAADGSVLLTLANEYRRPLTYGEIPQTIIDATIAAEDKRFRDHEGVDFTSLMGIIWQGLKTKGKESRGGSTLTMQISYNLYTSTERSLDRKLDDMAMAYVIERKLSKDEILELYLNQMYFGEGAYGVGAAAEVYFGKTDISEITLAEAATLARLVRRPSRENPFVDPDKALKNRNVVLKLMLEQEFIDEAQYKEAKQSELNVSSARPRTVSGERLAPYFIDYLFTEVRKDFPDIDLVAGGYRIETTLDLEMQERAEKAVRDTVERLKNRKVTTGAIVVLGDDGRVLTMVGGSDYQKNQFNAVVQGGRQPGSAFKAIVYSAAFEYGVVTPYDMISNEPLEVEDRPGRTKFIRNSNGEYGGEMTIAQAFVRSINIPAYRVILMTGPANVVNVAKTSFGFKHKLPPYPSLALGSGEVSPMEMAVAFSVFQSGGDRVTPWAIKRILDSDGRTIKRYSPNIKRSVISKKTARILDTLLWDVAHRGTGWRAGRDTVNARGKTGTTNDFKDAWFCGYTDQFIAIAWLGGEVREGDRWVYQSMNRIFGGVEVAPMWSEVIAFAQEKYGEKAKRHTRYISANPVEVDMTDNDSNDDGVNDLPDLDPDVIPPIEPPVPPDDDLVVFIYVQICEDTRDRATIYCPERSKRPYRPGEEPMETCEVHGPPAI, encoded by the coding sequence GTGTCTGTCTCGATCGTGGCTGGCACGTTGGTCATGTACGGCCGCGTTAGCGAGGCCAAGGAGTTGGTGCTCAATATCCATGAGTACATGCAGGAGCTTCGCAAAGACCCTACGGTCTTTGTTGCTGCCGACGGCTCTGTTCTGCTGACGCTGGCCAACGAGTACCGCCGACCGCTGACGTACGGCGAGATACCCCAGACGATCATCGACGCAACCATAGCCGCAGAAGATAAGCGATTTCGTGATCACGAAGGCGTCGACTTCACATCGTTGATGGGCATCATTTGGCAAGGGCTGAAGACGAAAGGGAAAGAGTCGCGCGGCGGCAGCACGCTCACGATGCAGATTTCGTATAACCTGTACACAAGCACGGAGCGGTCGCTCGATCGGAAGCTGGACGACATGGCAATGGCGTACGTCATCGAGAGAAAGCTGAGCAAGGACGAGATTCTTGAGCTGTATCTGAACCAGATGTACTTCGGGGAAGGCGCCTACGGGGTAGGGGCAGCCGCAGAGGTGTACTTTGGCAAGACGGACATCAGCGAAATCACGCTGGCAGAAGCCGCTACGCTTGCGCGGCTGGTCCGGCGTCCAAGCCGTGAAAATCCTTTCGTAGATCCCGACAAGGCCTTGAAAAACCGGAACGTCGTGCTCAAGCTGATGCTAGAACAGGAGTTTATCGATGAGGCTCAGTACAAGGAAGCGAAGCAATCGGAACTGAACGTGAGCTCGGCGCGGCCGCGGACTGTCTCCGGCGAAAGGTTGGCGCCGTACTTCATCGACTATCTCTTCACCGAGGTTCGCAAGGATTTCCCCGACATCGACCTGGTCGCCGGCGGCTACCGTATCGAGACCACGCTCGACCTCGAAATGCAGGAGAGAGCAGAGAAGGCTGTGCGCGACACGGTGGAGCGATTGAAGAATCGCAAAGTGACGACCGGTGCGATCGTAGTCCTCGGCGATGACGGCAGGGTTCTGACGATGGTCGGCGGGTCGGACTACCAGAAGAACCAGTTCAACGCCGTCGTACAGGGAGGCCGACAACCTGGCTCGGCATTCAAGGCGATCGTGTACTCGGCAGCGTTTGAATACGGCGTTGTTACGCCGTACGACATGATCAGCAACGAGCCGCTCGAGGTCGAGGATCGCCCGGGCAGGACGAAGTTTATCAGGAACTCGAACGGTGAATATGGCGGCGAGATGACCATCGCGCAGGCGTTCGTCAGGTCGATCAACATCCCGGCGTATCGGGTGATTCTGATGACCGGCCCGGCAAACGTCGTCAACGTTGCCAAGACCTCGTTCGGCTTCAAGCACAAACTTCCGCCGTACCCGTCGCTGGCGCTCGGTTCTGGAGAAGTGTCGCCGATGGAGATGGCCGTCGCGTTCAGCGTGTTCCAGTCTGGAGGCGACCGGGTAACGCCTTGGGCGATCAAGCGAATCCTGGACAGCGACGGTAGAACTATCAAGAGGTATTCGCCGAACATCAAGAGGTCGGTCATCAGCAAGAAGACTGCGAGGATCCTCGACACGCTGCTGTGGGACGTCGCGCACAGAGGCACCGGTTGGCGGGCGGGGCGTGATACGGTAAACGCGCGCGGCAAGACCGGAACCACGAACGACTTCAAGGACGCTTGGTTCTGCGGCTATACGGATCAGTTCATCGCCATCGCGTGGCTGGGTGGCGAGGTCCGCGAAGGGGATCGCTGGGTCTACCAGTCGATGAACCGAATCTTCGGCGGCGTGGAGGTCGCGCCGATGTGGTCGGAGGTGATCGCGTTCGCACAGGAGAAGTACGGCGAGAAGGCGAAAAGGCACACGCGGTACATCTCTGCGAATCCGGTAGAGGTCGATATGACCGACAACGACTCGAACGACGACGGGGTAAACGACCTCCCAGATCTAGACCCAGACGTTATCCCACCTATCGAACCACCAGTGCCCCCAGACGATGACCTTGTGGTCTTCATCTACGTGCAGATTTGCGAGGACACGCGGGATCGCGCCACAATCTACTGCCCTGAGAGAAGCAAGCGGCCGTACCGACCTGGGGAGGAGCCGATGGAGACCTGCGAGGTACACGGACCGCCGGCCATTTAG
- the mrdA gene encoding penicillin-binding protein 2: MSVIHAPRSPRLTVRLALLPFSALAMLLVYGARLWYVQVAQADEWSRLAAVSGEDEVTTVAPRGRIVDRNGILLAGVRPSVVVSAVFDQMKDHPEVLAEVAAILDLNDAWIEKSKKEMGWDPYVPVVIYVGADPAAASRLAESLGRLPGISVELQPARFYPDTKSLAHVLGYVWTPSGSDVERLEGQGITPSTYVGRSGIEMFYEGLLMGEPGKERFAVDARRKPVRSLGEVRAVPGSELRLGIDLRIQRLAASLLEGQMGAIVALDPRNGDVICLASSPSFDAGLYENGISSKNLMALYDDPGRPLFPRAIGGVYPPGSTFKIVTSLAAWKSGHFSVSETRTCVGYFQYGRRRFGCLGVHGAVSFETAFTKSCNSYFASLAVDVGREAFLDVCRALGLGSKSDIDVPGESAGTVPYFDWLESRDLRWQGGDTVNMAIGQGYIGVTPLQMANVVALVANRGRIEQPYVVAGWRDAGSDAAYTRPDMPLLATLDVSDRFWSILNNAMIGVIEHGTATRARIDGLTWAGKTGSSEHSGEGKTHAWFVGYAPAANPQIAIAVVIERAGHGGEVAAPIAREIVRLYLMAGEDTAPDIQSTVRPGTSSSSDSSDGASPSPS, translated from the coding sequence ATGTCGGTCATCCACGCGCCAAGATCTCCGCGGCTGACGGTTCGGCTGGCGCTGTTGCCGTTCTCGGCCTTGGCGATGCTGCTGGTTTACGGTGCACGGCTCTGGTACGTCCAGGTTGCACAGGCCGACGAGTGGAGCAGGCTCGCGGCCGTATCCGGCGAAGACGAGGTGACGACAGTCGCTCCGCGAGGGCGGATCGTAGACCGAAACGGAATCCTCCTTGCCGGCGTGCGCCCGAGCGTTGTTGTTTCTGCGGTTTTCGATCAAATGAAAGATCACCCGGAGGTCTTGGCCGAGGTCGCCGCCATTCTCGATCTGAACGACGCGTGGATCGAGAAGTCGAAGAAGGAGATGGGGTGGGATCCGTACGTTCCGGTCGTCATTTACGTCGGCGCGGACCCTGCGGCGGCGAGCCGCCTTGCGGAGTCTCTTGGCCGGTTGCCGGGCATCAGCGTCGAACTGCAGCCGGCACGCTTCTACCCCGACACAAAGAGTTTGGCCCACGTTCTTGGCTACGTTTGGACGCCGAGCGGAAGCGACGTCGAGCGGCTCGAAGGGCAAGGGATCACGCCGAGCACGTACGTCGGCAGGTCGGGCATCGAGATGTTCTACGAGGGGCTTCTGATGGGTGAGCCGGGGAAGGAGAGGTTCGCAGTCGACGCTCGCCGCAAGCCCGTTCGATCGCTTGGCGAAGTTCGAGCGGTTCCTGGATCGGAGTTGCGATTAGGGATAGACCTGCGTATCCAGCGGCTTGCTGCATCGCTGCTAGAGGGTCAGATGGGAGCAATCGTCGCCTTGGACCCCCGCAACGGCGACGTGATCTGCCTGGCGTCGAGCCCCTCGTTTGACGCCGGGCTTTACGAGAACGGAATCTCGTCGAAGAACTTGATGGCCCTGTATGATGACCCGGGCCGCCCGCTGTTTCCGCGCGCGATCGGTGGCGTATATCCACCCGGTTCGACTTTCAAGATCGTCACAAGCTTGGCGGCCTGGAAGAGCGGGCATTTCTCTGTTTCTGAAACTCGGACCTGCGTCGGGTACTTCCAGTACGGAAGACGGCGGTTTGGCTGTCTTGGCGTTCACGGCGCCGTTAGTTTCGAAACAGCGTTCACGAAATCCTGCAACTCGTACTTCGCAAGTCTGGCGGTCGACGTTGGTCGGGAGGCCTTTCTTGACGTGTGCCGCGCTTTGGGTTTGGGCAGCAAGTCGGACATCGACGTCCCGGGAGAGAGCGCTGGCACGGTGCCTTACTTCGATTGGCTGGAGAGTCGCGATCTGCGATGGCAGGGCGGCGACACGGTCAACATGGCCATTGGGCAAGGGTACATAGGCGTCACACCACTTCAGATGGCGAACGTCGTTGCCCTTGTTGCGAACCGTGGTCGAATCGAGCAGCCCTACGTGGTCGCAGGCTGGCGCGATGCGGGCTCTGATGCTGCTTACACGCGGCCCGACATGCCGTTGCTGGCTACGCTCGACGTGTCGGACCGGTTTTGGTCGATCCTCAACAATGCGATGATCGGCGTGATCGAGCACGGAACGGCGACGCGGGCGCGAATCGACGGCCTTACGTGGGCTGGCAAGACAGGCAGCTCAGAGCACTCCGGCGAGGGGAAGACTCACGCGTGGTTTGTCGGGTATGCGCCAGCAGCGAACCCTCAGATCGCGATTGCCGTGGTGATCGAGCGCGCAGGACACGGCGGCGAGGTCGCCGCGCCTATCGCAAGAGAGATCGTCCGGCTGTATCTGATGGCTGGCGAAGACACCGCTCCCGATATTCAGTCGACTGTCAGGCCAGGGACCAGCTCGTCCAGCGATTCCAGCGATGGCGCGTCGCCGAGCCCCTCGTAG